A region of Streptomyces sp. R44 DNA encodes the following proteins:
- a CDS encoding helix-turn-helix transcriptional regulator: MRAARLIKMVLLLQNRPSMTAAELAAELEVSERTVTRDALALSEAGVPVYADRGRAGGYRLVGGYRTRLTGLARGEAEALFLSGLPGALRDMGLEDAASAARLKVSAALLPSLRDAPESAARRFHLDAPGWYQEPETPELLAPVAEAVWDDRWVSARYRRGDGEEVERELQPYGLVLKAGVWYVCARSGSSFRTYRVDRFTAVAVGEERFERDPDFDLSSFWEERAAEFARSILRAEVVVRLTETGARRLPYVTDRAAAGEALATGTAEDGLVRVVLRVESEEVAFGQLLGLGPEVEVLAPAALRERFAEAARGMAERYR; the protein is encoded by the coding sequence ATGCGTGCCGCCCGACTCATCAAAATGGTCCTGCTCCTCCAGAACCGGCCGTCCATGACCGCCGCCGAACTCGCCGCCGAGCTGGAGGTGTCGGAGCGGACCGTCACCCGGGACGCGCTCGCCCTGTCGGAGGCGGGGGTGCCGGTGTACGCGGACCGGGGCCGGGCCGGCGGCTACCGGCTCGTCGGCGGGTACCGGACGCGACTCACGGGGCTCGCGCGCGGCGAGGCGGAGGCCCTGTTCCTGTCGGGACTGCCGGGCGCGCTGCGGGACATGGGCCTGGAGGACGCGGCCTCGGCGGCCCGGCTCAAGGTGTCGGCGGCGCTGCTGCCCTCGCTGCGGGACGCGCCCGAGTCGGCGGCGCGGCGCTTCCATCTGGACGCGCCCGGCTGGTACCAGGAGCCGGAGACCCCGGAGCTGCTCGCGCCGGTGGCGGAGGCGGTGTGGGACGACCGGTGGGTGTCGGCCCGCTACCGGCGCGGGGACGGCGAGGAGGTGGAGCGGGAGCTCCAGCCGTACGGCCTCGTCCTGAAGGCGGGGGTCTGGTACGTGTGCGCCCGCTCGGGTTCCTCCTTCCGTACGTACCGGGTGGACCGGTTCACGGCGGTGGCCGTCGGCGAGGAACGCTTCGAGCGGGACCCGGACTTCGACCTGTCCTCCTTCTGGGAGGAGCGGGCGGCGGAGTTCGCCCGGTCGATCCTGCGCGCCGAGGTCGTCGTACGGCTGACGGAGACGGGGGCGCGCAGGCTGCCGTACGTGACGGACCGGGCCGCGGCCGGGGAGGCCCTGGCGACGGGGACCGCCGAGGACGGCCTGGTGCGGGTGGTCCTCCGGGTGGAGAGCGAGGAGGTGGCCTTCGGTCAACTGCTCGGTCTCGGCCCGGAGGTGGAGGTCCTCGCCCCGGCCGCGCTCCGGGAGCGGTTCGCGGAGGCGGCCCGGGGCATGGCGGAGCGCTACCGGTAG
- a CDS encoding SDR family oxidoreductase, with amino-acid sequence MTTETTPLRGRICLVAGATRGAGRAIAVQLGAAGATVYVTGRTTREKVSEVGRATETIEETAELVTAAGGEGIAVPTDHLEPEQVRALVDRIDRERGRLDVLVNDVWGGEHLVTFGKKTWEMDLDGGLRMLELGVKTHVITSHAVLPLLTRNPGGLVVEVTDGTAAYNGTRFRENLFYDLAKNAPVRMAFGLAKELAEYGGTAVAVTPGWLRSEQMLAGFGVTEENWRDATEKIPDFGVSESPVYVGRAVAALAADPDRNRWTGQSLSSGELAKEYGFTDADGSRPDAWGFIVASETGKPDLADYR; translated from the coding sequence ATGACGACTGAGACCACACCCCTGCGCGGACGGATCTGCCTGGTCGCCGGTGCCACCCGGGGCGCCGGCCGGGCCATCGCCGTCCAGCTCGGCGCCGCCGGAGCCACCGTGTACGTCACGGGCCGCACGACCCGCGAGAAGGTCAGCGAGGTCGGCCGCGCCACGGAGACCATCGAGGAGACCGCCGAACTGGTGACGGCCGCCGGCGGCGAGGGCATCGCCGTCCCCACCGACCACCTGGAACCCGAGCAGGTCCGCGCCCTCGTCGACCGGATCGACCGCGAGCGGGGCCGGCTCGACGTCCTCGTCAACGACGTGTGGGGCGGCGAGCACCTCGTCACCTTCGGGAAGAAGACCTGGGAGATGGACCTCGACGGAGGTCTGAGGATGCTCGAACTCGGGGTGAAGACGCACGTCATCACCTCCCACGCGGTCCTGCCGCTGCTCACCCGCAACCCCGGCGGGCTCGTCGTCGAGGTCACCGACGGCACCGCCGCGTACAACGGCACCCGCTTCCGCGAGAACCTCTTCTACGACCTCGCCAAGAACGCCCCCGTCCGGATGGCCTTCGGCCTCGCGAAGGAGCTGGCGGAGTACGGCGGGACGGCCGTCGCCGTCACCCCCGGCTGGCTCCGGTCGGAGCAGATGCTCGCCGGCTTCGGCGTCACCGAGGAGAACTGGCGCGACGCCACCGAGAAGATCCCCGACTTCGGCGTCTCCGAGTCCCCGGTGTACGTCGGCCGGGCCGTCGCCGCCCTCGCCGCCGACCCCGACCGGAACCGCTGGACCGGACAGTCGCTCTCCAGCGGCGAGCTGGCGAAGGAGTACGGCTTCACGGACGCGGACGGCTCACGGCCGGACGCCTGGGGCTTCATCGTCGCGAGCGAGACCGGGAAGCCGGACCTCGCCGACTACCGGTAG
- a CDS encoding DUF4240 domain-containing protein, translated as MDETEFWELIDATREEAEGDPEEQADLLVERLTRLDPDSVLDYARHFEARFNRAYLWDLWGAAAVLFDGAGEETFDSFRCWLIGQGREVYEGGVHDPDALAELIGDFDVEIDGDGEEIGFAADEAYEALTGAETPDLGIPMPGGEPLGAPFDLEDDDVLAARFPRLWERFGTV; from the coding sequence ATGGACGAGACCGAGTTCTGGGAGCTGATCGACGCCACCCGCGAGGAAGCCGAGGGCGACCCCGAGGAGCAGGCGGATCTGCTCGTGGAGCGGCTGACCCGGCTTGACCCCGACTCGGTGCTCGACTACGCGCGCCATTTCGAGGCCCGTTTCAACCGCGCGTACCTCTGGGATCTGTGGGGTGCGGCGGCGGTGCTGTTCGACGGGGCGGGCGAGGAGACCTTCGACTCGTTCCGCTGCTGGCTGATCGGCCAGGGCCGGGAGGTGTACGAGGGGGGCGTGCACGATCCGGACGCGCTGGCGGAGCTGATCGGCGACTTCGACGTGGAGATCGACGGGGACGGCGAGGAGATCGGCTTCGCGGCGGACGAGGCGTACGAGGCGCTGACCGGGGCCGAGACTCCCGACCTGGGCATTCCGATGCCGGGCGGGGAGCCGCTCGGCGCCCCCTTCGACCTGGAGGACGACGACGTGCTCGCGGCCCGCTTCCCCCGGCTGTGGGAGCGCTTCGGGACGGTGTAG
- a CDS encoding SDR family NAD(P)-dependent oxidoreductase, translated as MTAAEVFGGRTAVITGASSGIGAGLARHAAGLGMKLVLADIAAERLAEFAGELSATGAEVTAVVTDVADPASVEALADTAYTRFGTVDLLVNNAGIMAMGYSWEIPAERWDAMLRINIGGYVNGIRAFVPRMLERGEKAWVVNVSSIGGLLPSPLMAPYSVTKFGTLALTESLHYEMQMKGAPIQVSVVTPGSVRSEIFRAARPGETDPPEIAAFNERLQAMADEHGLTPEEHAERVFEMVAEGRYWAIPQPEQLFPALQPRTDMILGRENPRLQLG; from the coding sequence ATGACCGCCGCCGAGGTCTTCGGCGGTCGCACGGCCGTCATCACCGGCGCCTCCTCCGGGATCGGCGCCGGCCTCGCCCGGCACGCCGCCGGGCTCGGCATGAAACTGGTCCTCGCCGACATCGCCGCCGAACGGCTCGCCGAGTTCGCGGGCGAGCTGTCCGCCACCGGCGCCGAGGTCACCGCCGTCGTCACCGACGTCGCCGACCCCGCCTCCGTCGAGGCCCTCGCCGACACCGCGTACACCCGGTTCGGCACGGTCGACCTGCTGGTGAACAACGCCGGGATCATGGCCATGGGCTACTCCTGGGAGATCCCGGCGGAGCGCTGGGACGCCATGCTCCGGATCAACATCGGCGGGTACGTCAACGGCATCCGGGCCTTCGTCCCGCGCATGCTGGAGCGCGGCGAGAAGGCCTGGGTGGTCAACGTCTCGTCGATCGGCGGCCTCCTGCCGAGCCCGCTGATGGCCCCGTACAGCGTCACCAAGTTCGGCACGCTCGCCCTCACCGAGTCGCTGCACTACGAGATGCAGATGAAGGGCGCCCCGATCCAGGTGTCCGTCGTGACGCCCGGCTCGGTCAGGAGCGAGATCTTCAGGGCCGCCAGGCCCGGAGAGACCGACCCGCCGGAGATCGCGGCCTTCAACGAACGGCTGCAGGCGATGGCCGACGAGCACGGGCTCACGCCCGAGGAGCACGCCGAGAGGGTCTTCGAGATGGTCGCGGAGGGCAGGTACTGGGCGATCCCCCAGCCCGAACAGCTCTTCCCGGCCCTCCAGCCCAGGACCGACATGATCCTCGGCCGGGAGAACCCCCGGCTCCAGCTCGGCTGA
- a CDS encoding SDR family NAD(P)-dependent oxidoreductase, which yields MNQLTRYEGRRALITGGGSGIGQATVLRLLAEGGRVVAADISEDGLKDTVAKAGDAADRLTTLVVNIADEASVRAGVAAAVEALGGLDVLVNAAGILRSSHTHETSLDAFEQVIRINLTGTFLVIRESIPALLEGNDAAVVNFSSTSALFAHPYMSAYAASKGGIQSMTHALAAEYAKQGIRFTAVQPGSISSGMTDGSGASKQSAGPGLPEDTDWSLFAKLAPALGQGFAGPETVAGVVAMLASEDGRFITGTEVRIDGGTHF from the coding sequence ATGAACCAGCTGACCCGTTACGAAGGACGCCGCGCCCTCATCACCGGCGGCGGCTCCGGCATCGGCCAGGCCACCGTCCTGCGCCTGCTCGCCGAGGGCGGCCGGGTCGTCGCCGCCGACATCAGCGAGGACGGCCTGAAGGACACCGTCGCCAAGGCCGGCGACGCCGCCGACCGCCTCACCACCCTCGTCGTGAACATCGCCGACGAGGCCTCCGTACGGGCCGGCGTCGCCGCCGCCGTCGAGGCGCTCGGCGGTCTGGACGTCCTCGTCAACGCCGCCGGCATCCTGCGCTCCTCGCACACCCACGAGACCAGCCTGGACGCCTTCGAGCAGGTGATCCGGATCAACCTCACCGGCACCTTCCTCGTGATCCGCGAGTCGATCCCCGCCCTCCTGGAGGGCAACGACGCCGCAGTCGTCAACTTCTCCTCCACCTCCGCGCTCTTCGCCCACCCCTACATGTCCGCCTACGCGGCCAGCAAGGGCGGCATCCAGTCCATGACCCACGCCCTCGCCGCCGAGTACGCCAAGCAGGGCATCCGCTTCACCGCCGTCCAGCCCGGCTCCATCTCCTCCGGCATGACCGACGGCTCCGGCGCCAGCAAGCAGTCCGCCGGCCCCGGCCTGCCCGAGGACACCGACTGGTCCCTCTTCGCCAAGCTCGCCCCCGCCCTCGGCCAGGGCTTCGCCGGCCCCGAGACCGTCGCCGGCGTCGTCGCGATGCTCGCCTCCGAGGACGGCAGGTTCATCACCGGCACCGAGGTGCGCATCGACGGCGGGACCCACTTCTGA
- a CDS encoding TetR/AcrR family transcriptional regulator, protein MSTKPEGAAPPTPSLPSLTERRKAATQLDIARAAAELFTERGPDGTTAEEIAQRAGVALRTFYRYFRSKQDAVAPLLAGGADRWRERLAASGPGAGVPEALERSIADSLTPETDAEAEGLRWTRGLLRAAAEDPALRAVWYRVNQESEERLREVVAGLAGPDADPLEVRLAAAAATDAIRIALESWAETDAPERGEGAPAALAVRCLRELMGGMRLLRDGSGE, encoded by the coding sequence GTGAGCACCAAGCCCGAGGGCGCCGCGCCCCCCACCCCCTCGCTCCCCTCACTGACGGAGCGCCGCAAGGCCGCCACCCAGCTGGACATCGCCCGCGCCGCCGCCGAGCTCTTCACCGAGCGCGGCCCCGACGGCACCACGGCCGAGGAGATCGCCCAGCGGGCCGGCGTCGCCCTGCGCACCTTCTACCGCTACTTCCGCTCCAAGCAGGACGCCGTCGCCCCGCTCCTCGCGGGCGGCGCCGACCGCTGGCGGGAACGCCTCGCCGCGTCGGGCCCCGGCGCGGGCGTGCCCGAGGCCCTGGAGCGCTCGATCGCCGACTCGCTCACCCCGGAGACCGACGCGGAGGCCGAGGGCCTGCGCTGGACGCGCGGGCTGCTGCGGGCCGCCGCCGAGGACCCCGCCCTCCGGGCCGTCTGGTACCGGGTCAACCAGGAGTCCGAGGAGCGGCTGCGCGAGGTCGTGGCCGGGCTCGCCGGACCGGACGCCGACCCGCTGGAGGTACGGCTCGCGGCGGCTGCGGCCACCGACGCCATCCGGATCGCCCTGGAGAGCTGGGCGGAGACGGACGCCCCGGAGCGCGGGGAGGGCGCGCCGGCCGCGCTCGCGGTGCGCTGCCTGCGGGAACTGATGGGCGGGATGCGGCTGTTGAGGGACGGCTCGGGCGAGTAG
- a CDS encoding N-acetyltransferase family protein, translated as MLVPEFAIRTAAPGDDRFLAALDRNTWSTLHAVQPRPEPGTPFFDERHRPEDYLVAVGEGEVVGGAALLGYVRVAPPTPLAVTAHVRQIQGLAVAEAARRLGIARALLRAAVDRARAEGAVRITLRVLGHNAPARALYASEGFAVEGVLPGEIFLDGAYVDDVLMGRSLGP; from the coding sequence ATGCTCGTGCCGGAGTTCGCGATACGCACTGCCGCCCCCGGGGACGACCGGTTCCTCGCCGCGCTCGACCGGAACACCTGGTCGACCCTCCACGCCGTGCAGCCCCGGCCGGAGCCGGGCACCCCCTTCTTCGACGAGCGCCACCGGCCCGAGGACTACCTCGTGGCGGTGGGCGAGGGGGAGGTCGTCGGCGGGGCGGCCCTCCTCGGCTACGTCCGGGTGGCGCCGCCGACCCCGCTCGCCGTCACCGCCCACGTCCGCCAGATCCAGGGCCTCGCCGTCGCCGAGGCGGCGCGGCGTCTGGGGATCGCGCGGGCGCTGCTGCGGGCCGCCGTGGACCGGGCCAGGGCGGAGGGCGCGGTCCGGATCACCCTGCGGGTCCTCGGGCACAACGCCCCGGCCCGCGCGCTCTACGCCTCGGAGGGCTTCGCGGTCGAGGGCGTGCTGCCGGGGGAGATCTTCCTCGACGGCGCGTACGTGGACGACGTCCTCATGGGCCGGTCCCTCGGTCCCTGA
- a CDS encoding TIGR01777 family oxidoreductase: protein MQRSATRKRVAVTGASGLIGSALVRSLRADGHDVLRLVRRPARTADEVEWDPKRLYVDAAGLVGVDAVVHLAGAGVGERRWNEAYKKEIRDSRVLGTTAIAQALASLADPPEALVCGTALGWYGDTGTRAVDESAPAGTGFLPSVCVEWEAAAAPAEEAGIRVTYARTGLVVARQGGAWGRLFPVFRAGLGGRMGDGRQYWSHISLHDEVAALRHLVDTPSVSGPVNLTAPEPVTNREVTAAMGRVLHRPTLFTVPAPALKVVLGDFAQDVLGSQRVLPGRLLETGFDFAFPTIDEAIRAALR from the coding sequence ATGCAGCGTTCCGCCACCCGCAAGCGCGTCGCCGTCACCGGCGCCTCCGGCCTCATCGGCTCGGCCCTGGTCCGTTCCCTGCGCGCCGACGGCCACGACGTCCTCCGCCTCGTCCGCCGCCCCGCCCGGACCGCCGACGAGGTCGAATGGGACCCCAAGCGGCTGTACGTGGACGCCGCCGGGCTCGTCGGCGTCGACGCCGTCGTCCACCTGGCGGGCGCCGGCGTCGGCGAGCGCCGCTGGAACGAGGCGTACAAGAAGGAGATCCGGGACAGCCGGGTCCTCGGCACGACCGCGATCGCCCAGGCGCTCGCCTCGCTCGCCGACCCCCCGGAGGCACTGGTCTGCGGCACGGCACTCGGCTGGTACGGGGACACCGGCACGCGCGCGGTGGACGAGAGCGCCCCCGCCGGGACCGGCTTCCTGCCCTCGGTCTGCGTGGAGTGGGAGGCCGCGGCCGCCCCCGCCGAGGAGGCCGGCATCCGGGTCACCTACGCCCGCACGGGCCTGGTCGTGGCCCGCCAGGGCGGCGCCTGGGGACGGCTCTTCCCCGTCTTCCGCGCCGGGCTCGGCGGGCGGATGGGCGACGGCCGCCAGTACTGGTCGCACATCTCCCTGCACGACGAGGTGGCCGCCCTGCGCCACCTCGTCGACACCCCGTCCGTCTCGGGTCCGGTGAACCTGACCGCCCCCGAGCCCGTCACCAACCGCGAGGTGACGGCGGCGATGGGCCGGGTGCTGCACCGCCCGACCCTCTTCACCGTCCCCGCGCCCGCCCTGAAGGTGGTCCTCGGCGACTTCGCCCAGGACGTGCTGGGCAGTCAGCGGGTGCTGCCCGGGCGGCTGTTGGAGACCGGATTCGATTTCGCCTTCCCGACGATCGACGAGGCGATCCGGGCGGCACTGCGCTGA
- a CDS encoding FAD-dependent oxidoreductase, with amino-acid sequence MLSTAISAQHRDVVEAVDVVIVGAGIAGLAAAHRLTGAGLSVAVLEAEPRVGGRLATDRVDGFLLDRVGPLLTLSPEELRATPGLSGLALRPFAPGVLVHSDGRYARWGVPHPRRAAGHRGGGVHRGVGGAFSMARALASAPRNPAASLDQARLGASLVRLAATPTQRLLARPERTAREALTARLPARTVQGVLRPLLAALLADPDLSLSSRQADLALRAFARGRPAVPEGGSAALPSLLAASLPPGTVRTGVRVTDVSVSRVTTAEHGAIGCRSVLLATGARTAAGLLPGLRVPAFHPVTVLHHTAPVAPCGDPTLLLESDPGGPVAHTAVMSAVDPTRAPGGRPLITSTVLGTPPDDTERRVRKHLATLYGTSTDDWELLALHHTPEAVPSMRPPHDAHRSVRLLAGLYVCGDHRDTSTIGGALTSADRATRSLLTDLGVRRPSTEPGAAA; translated from the coding sequence GTGCTCAGTACCGCAATCAGCGCACAGCACAGGGACGTCGTGGAGGCCGTCGACGTCGTCATCGTAGGAGCCGGGATCGCGGGGCTCGCGGCCGCGCACCGGCTCACCGGCGCGGGGCTCTCCGTCGCCGTCCTGGAGGCGGAGCCGCGGGTCGGCGGCCGGCTGGCCACCGACCGCGTGGACGGCTTCCTGCTCGACCGGGTGGGCCCGCTGCTCACCCTCTCGCCCGAGGAACTGCGGGCCACGCCGGGCCTTTCCGGGCTCGCGCTGCGCCCGTTCGCCCCCGGAGTGCTCGTCCACAGCGACGGGCGGTACGCACGCTGGGGCGTCCCGCACCCGCGCCGGGCGGCCGGCCACCGGGGCGGCGGGGTCCACCGGGGCGTGGGGGGAGCGTTCAGCATGGCGCGCGCCCTCGCGAGCGCCCCCCGGAATCCGGCCGCCTCGCTCGACCAGGCGCGGCTCGGCGCGTCCCTCGTCCGGCTCGCCGCGACACCGACGCAGCGGCTGCTCGCCCGGCCCGAGCGGACCGCCCGGGAGGCCCTGACGGCCCGGCTGCCCGCCCGTACCGTCCAGGGGGTGCTGCGGCCGCTGCTCGCCGCGCTCCTCGCCGACCCGGACCTCTCCCTGTCGAGCCGTCAGGCGGACCTGGCGCTGCGGGCCTTCGCCCGGGGGCGGCCGGCCGTCCCCGAGGGCGGTTCGGCGGCCCTGCCCTCGCTGCTGGCCGCCTCGCTGCCGCCCGGCACGGTCCGGACGGGCGTCCGGGTCACGGACGTGTCCGTCTCCCGGGTCACGACGGCCGAGCACGGGGCCATCGGCTGCCGCTCGGTGCTCCTGGCGACGGGGGCGCGTACGGCCGCCGGGCTGCTGCCCGGGCTGCGGGTCCCCGCCTTCCACCCGGTCACGGTCCTCCACCACACGGCTCCCGTGGCGCCGTGCGGGGACCCGACCCTGCTCCTGGAGTCGGACCCCGGCGGGCCGGTGGCGCACACGGCGGTGATGAGCGCGGTGGACCCGACGCGGGCGCCGGGCGGCCGGCCCCTGATCACTTCCACGGTCCTGGGCACTCCCCCGGACGACACGGAACGCCGGGTCCGCAAACACCTCGCCACGCTGTACGGCACGTCGACGGACGACTGGGAACTCCTGGCCCTCCACCACACCCCGGAGGCGGTCCCCTCCATGCGACCCCCGCACGACGCGCACCGCTCGGTCCGGCTGCTCGCGGGCCTGTACGTGTGCGGCGACCACCGTGACACGAGCACGATCGGCGGCGCCCTGACCTCGGCCGACCGCGCGACGAGGTCCCTCCTGACGGACCTGGGCGTCCGCCGCCCCTCGACGGAACCGGGCGCAGCGGCCTGA
- a CDS encoding regulator gives MTERPPQRIPNRQLAALIAEAGFSNAGLARRVDQLGLEHGLDLRYDKTSVTRWLRGQQPRGTTPALIAEVFTRRLGRRLSAQDLGLDACAPVYAGLEFAATPEEAVDIVSGLWRKDSGSHAELRKIAFTPAGLVVPSRDWLIGRADDRVARGEPSSPAAPPHDPRVPSQGRFSVPRQRGTDRGPGQRVSSGDIAALRSVGELFRTLDHAYGGGHARQALVRYLEHEAEPMLRGTYGENTGRRLFAAAADLTRLAGWTSYDIAAHGLAQRYFVQALRLAQAAGDRAYGSYVLLTMSCQAVYLGHGREAVQLARVAQQGVGPAAPPVVQAMLHAVEARGHAVLGEARACSASLVRAERALEAARPGDEVPYWARHFDEAQLADELGHCHRDLQQYRPAAQHAERALQLRAPGFARSRLFCRVVLATSRLALGELDQACALGAEAAQQASEMRSARAVEYVRDFERRLEPYRDAAAARTYRDRVAAIG, from the coding sequence ATGACGGAACGACCACCGCAGCGCATCCCGAACCGCCAGCTCGCCGCGCTCATCGCCGAAGCCGGGTTCTCCAACGCGGGGCTCGCCAGACGGGTCGACCAGCTCGGTCTGGAACACGGGCTCGACCTGCGGTACGACAAGACCTCCGTGACCCGCTGGCTCCGCGGTCAGCAGCCGCGCGGCACCACCCCCGCCCTCATCGCCGAGGTCTTCACCCGCCGCCTCGGCCGCCGCCTCTCCGCCCAGGACCTCGGCCTCGACGCCTGCGCCCCCGTCTACGCGGGCCTGGAGTTCGCCGCCACCCCCGAGGAGGCCGTCGACATCGTCAGCGGCCTGTGGCGCAAGGACTCCGGCAGCCACGCCGAGCTCCGCAAGATCGCCTTCACCCCGGCCGGTCTCGTCGTCCCCAGCCGCGACTGGCTCATCGGCCGCGCCGACGACCGGGTCGCCCGCGGCGAGCCCTCCTCCCCGGCGGCGCCCCCGCACGACCCCCGCGTCCCCTCCCAGGGACGGTTCTCGGTGCCCCGCCAGCGCGGTACGGACCGGGGGCCCGGACAGCGGGTCTCCAGCGGCGACATCGCCGCCCTCCGCTCGGTCGGCGAGCTCTTCCGCACCCTCGACCACGCCTACGGCGGCGGGCACGCCCGGCAGGCCCTCGTGCGCTACCTGGAGCACGAGGCCGAGCCGATGCTGCGCGGCACGTACGGGGAGAACACGGGCCGCCGCCTCTTCGCCGCCGCCGCCGACCTCACCCGGCTCGCGGGCTGGACCTCGTACGACATCGCCGCCCACGGCCTCGCGCAGCGGTACTTCGTCCAGGCGCTGCGGCTCGCCCAGGCGGCCGGGGACCGGGCGTACGGCTCGTACGTGCTCCTCACCATGAGCTGCCAGGCCGTCTACCTCGGCCACGGGCGCGAGGCCGTCCAGCTCGCCCGGGTCGCCCAGCAGGGCGTCGGGCCCGCCGCGCCGCCCGTCGTCCAGGCGATGCTGCACGCGGTCGAGGCGCGGGGCCACGCGGTCCTCGGCGAGGCGCGAGCCTGCAGCGCCTCCCTGGTCCGGGCGGAGCGGGCCCTGGAGGCGGCCCGGCCCGGCGACGAGGTCCCCTACTGGGCCCGCCACTTCGACGAGGCGCAGCTCGCCGACGAACTCGGACACTGCCACCGGGACCTCCAGCAGTACCGCCCGGCCGCGCAGCACGCCGAGCGCGCGCTCCAGCTCCGGGCGCCCGGCTTCGCCCGCAGCCGCCTCTTCTGCCGGGTGGTCCTGGCGACGTCCCGGCTGGCCCTGGGGGAACTGGACCAGGCCTGCGCGCTGGGCGCGGAGGCGGCGCAGCAGGCCTCGGAGATGCGGTCGGCGCGGGCGGTCGAATACGTCCGGGACTTCGAACGCCGCCTGGAGCCGTACCGCGACGCGGCCGCGGCCCGCACGTACCGCGACCGCGTGGCCGCGATCGGCTGA
- the lipB gene encoding lipoyl(octanoyl) transferase LipB, whose protein sequence is MSELRFVRLGFGEEAVEYRVAWDKQRDVHAARFADEIDDTCLLVEHPPVYTAGRRTQESERPLDGTPVVDVDRGGKITWHGPGQLVGYPIMKLPRPVDVVAHVRRLEEALIRTAAEFGVETTRIEGRSGVWVLGDPVEQRPSLGGLSLDFDPRLTDEEFDPRLNGPEYAPSNAGQRREDRKLAAIGIRVAKGVTMHGFALNVNPDNTWFDKIIPCGIRDAGVASLADELGRDVTIEEVLPVVEKHLRDVLEHAELKPRTVERASAGTDERAEERAPEPASA, encoded by the coding sequence GTGAGTGAGCTGCGATTCGTCCGCCTTGGGTTCGGCGAGGAAGCCGTCGAGTACCGGGTGGCCTGGGACAAGCAGCGCGACGTGCACGCCGCGCGGTTCGCCGACGAGATCGACGACACCTGTCTGCTCGTCGAGCACCCGCCGGTCTACACGGCCGGACGGCGCACTCAGGAGAGCGAGCGGCCGCTGGACGGGACGCCGGTGGTGGACGTGGACCGCGGCGGCAAGATCACCTGGCACGGCCCCGGCCAGCTGGTGGGCTACCCGATCATGAAGCTGCCCCGCCCGGTGGACGTCGTCGCGCATGTGCGCCGCCTGGAGGAGGCCCTGATCCGTACGGCCGCCGAGTTCGGCGTGGAGACGACGCGGATCGAGGGACGCAGCGGGGTGTGGGTCCTGGGCGACCCCGTCGAGCAGCGGCCCTCCCTCGGCGGGCTCTCCCTCGACTTCGACCCGCGTCTGACCGACGAGGAGTTCGACCCGCGCCTGAACGGCCCCGAGTACGCCCCGTCCAACGCCGGCCAGCGCCGCGAGGACCGGAAGCTCGCCGCCATCGGCATCCGGGTCGCCAAGGGCGTCACGATGCACGGCTTCGCCCTCAACGTGAACCCGGACAACACCTGGTTCGACAAGATCATCCCGTGCGGCATCCGGGACGCCGGCGTGGCCTCGCTGGCCGACGAGCTCGGCCGGGACGTCACCATCGAGGAGGTGCTCCCGGTCGTGGAGAAGCACCTGCGGGACGTCCTGGAGCACGCGGAGCTGAAGCCGCGGACCGTCGAGCGCGCGAGCGCGGGCACGGACGAGCGCGCGGAGGAGCGGGCCCCGGAGCCCGCCTCGGCCTGA